In Perognathus longimembris pacificus isolate PPM17 chromosome 3, ASM2315922v1, whole genome shotgun sequence, a single window of DNA contains:
- the LOC125347944 gene encoding resistin-like, which produces MKALSLLLFLLSVLGLLVFSNSLCPVEEAINQKMKNEVTSLILEALEGVELDCKTITSRGDLASCPEGHTVTACTCGSACGSWDVRAGNTCHCQCAGMDWTGARCCRLGHKP; this is translated from the exons ATGAAggctctgtctctcctcctcttccttctctctgtcctgGGTCTGTTGGTGTTCAGCAACTCTCTGTGCCCAGTGGAAGAAGCCATCAATCAGAAGATGAAGAATGAAGTCACGTCTCTAA TTTTAGAGGCGCTCGAGGGTGTTGAACTGGATTGCAAGACCATCACATCCAGGGGGGACCTGGCTTCCTGTCCTGAAG GTCACACTGTCACGGCATGCACGTGTGGCTCAGCCTGCGGCTCGTGGGATGTGCGCGCTGGGAACACGTGCCACTGTCAGTGTGCGGGCATGGACTGGACTGGTGCGCGCTGCTGCCGCCTGGGGCACAAACCTTAA